CGGAGCAGAAGGCATCAGGTGCCATTTCTTCCAGGGCTGTATCCGCCCCAGCGTCCATCATGACTTCGCACCGGGTGTAAAAAGCGAGTTGCTGGGAGAATTCCTGGTAAAATTCCTCGAACGTTTCACATTCCGCCGGGAGTCTGTTGGGGTGGAGGCGCACCTGGTAGGTGGGGCACCTACCGCCGTGCAGGGTGAGTTCCAGCACCTTCAGAACGTTCAAAAAAGTCATCCCCGTGTTTCGGTAGCCCCATTTTCCCGGGACGGCGGCTTCGACGCAACCGACGATGGCATAATCCCGGGCGTCCTCTACCGGAACTCCCTTGTCCAGTAAGGCAGGAATGATGATTTCGTCGTTTTTCATGGCCGGCATCCCGAAACCCAGCCGGATGACCCGGGCACATTCCGTGAGATACCAGTGGAAAGAGGCGGCGTGATAGCGGGCGGACAAGTTCGGTGTGGTCAGCCTGACTCCCCCTACCGCTTTGAGAATACTAAGCGTAAGTTCGTTGGTGGCGTCCCGGCCCCCCTGGTCCTGCCCGCCGATGGTGACATTCTGGTAGGTGGTATAGCCGATCCCGAACTTGGTGTGGGCCCAGGGGCGGACCTTGTTGATGGTGAACATCTTGACGAAAAGGTTCTGGAGGAGTTCCACGGTTTCCTCAAGAGTGATGGTCCCCGCCTCCTGGTCGCGCTGCCAGAAGGAAGCGAGTTGCTGGTCCAGCCGTCCCAGGGAAAAGGAGTGCCCGTTACTCTCGATCTGGGTCACCAGGTGGACAAACCAAATCAACTGCAGGGCCTGGCGGAAGTCACCAGGGGGACCCGCAGTGAGAGCCTGGAGATTCCGGGCGATTGCCCGAAGCTCCCGCGCCCGGTGAGGGCGGACCGTCGTTTTCGCCTCCTGTTCGGCTAACCGGGCGTACCGTTCGATGAAACAGAGCATACCTCGCAGGGCGATGAGCGCTCCTTCGTAGAAGGAACGCTTCTTGATCATGGCCGGATCTCCCGGTTCCAGGAGCGCGAGTTTCCACTCCGCGTCGGCGATGATACCCCTTAAGCCTTTTTGTAGTATCTTTGGAAAGTGAACGATGATGTGTCCATCACCGGAAGTGACGTTTCCTCTCCCGGAAATGACCCCGATTTTCTGGGCCTCCAGCGCGAGCGGGGGGATGAGGTGTAAAGCCCGGTCATACAATGTTTTTCCCTTCCAGTAAGGAATGACCTCCTCCCGCAGGATGGTCTTTGATTCCTCATCGATCAGGAAAACGTCTCCCGGGCGTTGTTGAAAAGAGTCCATCTCTTCCAGAAGCCAGTCCCAGGAATATTCGGGGAAGACTGGCGCCCCCCGCGGTACGGAGGCCTGGTTACCTACCAGAAGCTCGTCTTTGTAAATAAAGATACTCATAGTCTCAAGCGTCTTGGCCAGCGCCTTCGCCCGCCTGACGATGGGGGGATCGGCTTCGTTTTCCCGGTAAGTTTGGGTGTAGGCGCGGGCCCGTTCCACGCAGAGCCGGGGAACGCTGTCCAGAAGTGCTTCACGCATGGAACGGATGCGCTCGGTCATTCCGTATTCCATTTCCTTAAAAGCGAGGAGAATCTCCATGTTCATCGGTAATCCCTCCCTATCCTCGTCGCTCACAATCTCTTACGCAGCACCTCAAAATGGAAATACTCGCCATGGTAATAGTCATTGGAAAAAGCGATCACCCGGTCGCGGTGGTCATAGTGGAGGTGTTCCAGGAGAAGAAAACAGGCTTGCTTTTTGAGTCCCACCCTGCTCATGAACTGTACGTCAGAATAGTAGGGGATGATCTTAGCGTGGGAGAAGGCGATCGCTGTACCGTTTCTTTCCAGAGCCCGGAAAAGGGATCCGTTCCAATCGTCTTCGGAAAACCCCGCCACTACCTTTTCCGGAAGGATATCTTCCAGGTAGACGATCGGTTCTCCGTCCAGACCGCGGGTTCTTTGCAGAAGCACGAGGGGGGTGCCCGCTTCCACCGCGAGCTTCTGGGCAAGAGGGGCATCGGCTACGATCGATTTCCTTTGCACCCGCAGGTTCGACAATTCGATCCCCGAGTCCTGGGCCATTTCGGTGACGCTACTCAATCGGGCGATATCCTTGCCTAAGGAGGCTGGATCAACTGCGACAAAAGTCCCCTTACCCTGCAGGGCTTCCAGGATATGGAGCTGTACCAGGCTCCGTATCGCCTCCCGCACCGTTGAGCGTCCCACCGTGAACAGGACGGCCAACTGCTCTATGGAGGGAAGTTTACTCCCCTTGGAGAGATTTTCTTTGAATATGTAGGCGATAATGCCTCTTTTGGCTTGATCGACCAAATTTTCTTTAATGAGCATATGAGCAGGTCATCTGATGATTTTCCCGTAATCATGATACCGTAAGTGGTTCAATAACTCAATAGGGGGTATGAGGAAGGTCTTGAACCTCGCTGACAATCTCCTCTCAAGAACTCGCTTAAAATGTCCTCTTTCTAAAACTTGATGTGGTCTCCGGTCTCGCCGCCTTGTCGTAACACCCCCGCGACCCGATTCAGCACGGTGGACAGTCCGGTCGTGAGGCAGGTCTTGCGGAAGAGCTCCTCGGGGTCGGGGCAGACATCCGGGGCCGCGTCCTGGACGACCGCCCAGAGGTTCGCGGCGAAGACGGCCGAAGCGAGGCGCCCTTTGCGGATGTCCTCGTGAGGAATCGCAACAGCGTACCAGGGCTTGAGCTGGATGCTCA
This region of Atribacteraceae bacterium genomic DNA includes:
- a CDS encoding GntR family transcriptional regulator; this encodes MLIKENLVDQAKRGIIAYIFKENLSKGSKLPSIEQLAVLFTVGRSTVREAIRSLVQLHILEALQGKGTFVAVDPASLGKDIARLSSVTEMAQDSGIELSNLRVQRKSIVADAPLAQKLAVEAGTPLVLLQRTRGLDGEPIVYLEDILPEKVVAGFSEDDWNGSLFRALERNGTAIAFSHAKIIPYYSDVQFMSRVGLKKQACFLLLEHLHYDHRDRVIAFSNDYYHGEYFHFEVLRKRL
- a CDS encoding formate C-acetyltransferase/glycerol dehydratase family glycyl radical enzyme, which codes for MNMEILLAFKEMEYGMTERIRSMREALLDSVPRLCVERARAYTQTYRENEADPPIVRRAKALAKTLETMSIFIYKDELLVGNQASVPRGAPVFPEYSWDWLLEEMDSFQQRPGDVFLIDEESKTILREEVIPYWKGKTLYDRALHLIPPLALEAQKIGVISGRGNVTSGDGHIIVHFPKILQKGLRGIIADAEWKLALLEPGDPAMIKKRSFYEGALIALRGMLCFIERYARLAEQEAKTTVRPHRARELRAIARNLQALTAGPPGDFRQALQLIWFVHLVTQIESNGHSFSLGRLDQQLASFWQRDQEAGTITLEETVELLQNLFVKMFTINKVRPWAHTKFGIGYTTYQNVTIGGQDQGGRDATNELTLSILKAVGGVRLTTPNLSARYHAASFHWYLTECARVIRLGFGMPAMKNDEIIIPALLDKGVPVEDARDYAIVGCVEAAVPGKWGYRNTGMTFLNVLKVLELTLHGGRCPTYQVRLHPNRLPAECETFEEFYQEFSQQLAFYTRCEVMMDAGADTALEEMAPDAFCSALVEDCLARGKSVKEGGAVYDMVSGPFSGLANAANSLAAIRKLVYEDGELSWSDLMTALGENFVGTTGATVRKTILEQVPQYGNDEDYVDQLAGRVMNSYLIELAQYRNTRCGRGPIGGSYCGSTSNISANVPLGMAVGATPDGRKAREPIAEGASPYYGTEKKGPTAVLKSVSTLPTVKMIAQLLNLKFTPAALSTDEDLKRLVHLIVAFFRDLKGWHVQFNVVEARTLREAQQNPEKYRDLIVRVAGYSALFIALDPCTQEDIIRRTEHAL